Proteins co-encoded in one Myxococcus xanthus genomic window:
- a CDS encoding DUF2381 family protein yields the protein MRPTQFTRSILTFAALATLSAQAADHYRRSILLSEHPENGTHSVYVKGQVITTLRFEQPVNPSKTKVLGWEGRLEPLTVVHNKVILEPIRDLHRDDGLPLVVTLTDGTEVPFLVRPPWPKKDNDWAPILDQQIDVFKNRESHASMHAALVDALAKNDALMEENERYRKEETSEDHALAALLASGAVAQTPFTIFDHVSGKDADAEVDATIFKGKGKAAVIFKVKNLATEKSWSVKRVRLVTVNGGHDRAVAVRATVREVMPGGSGVLAVVADGAAFVDDGVLTSLWLELYQHDGLRQAFVQLDPTLIAR from the coding sequence GACTTTCGCAGCGCTAGCGACGTTGAGTGCGCAGGCCGCCGATCACTATCGGCGGTCCATCCTGCTCTCCGAGCATCCGGAGAACGGGACCCACTCCGTCTACGTGAAGGGGCAAGTCATCACGACGTTGCGCTTCGAGCAGCCCGTCAACCCGAGCAAGACGAAGGTGCTCGGCTGGGAAGGTCGACTCGAACCACTCACGGTGGTCCACAACAAGGTCATCCTGGAGCCCATCCGGGATCTCCACCGCGATGACGGCCTTCCGTTGGTCGTGACCTTGACGGATGGAACGGAGGTCCCGTTCCTTGTGAGGCCACCTTGGCCGAAGAAAGACAACGACTGGGCACCAATCCTCGACCAGCAGATCGACGTGTTCAAGAACCGGGAGAGCCACGCGTCGATGCACGCCGCGCTGGTTGATGCACTCGCGAAGAACGACGCCCTGATGGAAGAGAACGAACGCTACCGCAAAGAGGAGACCTCCGAGGACCACGCCCTGGCTGCCCTGCTCGCGTCGGGGGCGGTTGCGCAGACCCCGTTCACAATCTTTGACCACGTTTCTGGCAAAGATGCGGATGCCGAAGTTGATGCCACGATCTTCAAGGGCAAAGGCAAAGCGGCTGTGATCTTCAAGGTCAAGAACCTTGCCACCGAGAAATCCTGGAGCGTCAAGAGGGTGCGCCTTGTGACTGTGAATGGCGGTCATGACCGAGCGGTCGCTGTTCGTGCGACGGTTCGCGAAGTCATGCCCGGCGGGTCTGGTGTGCTGGCCGTTGTCGCTGACGGTGCCGCTTTCGTGGACGACGGCGTATTGACCAGCCTTTGGCTGGAGCTCTACCAACACGATGGACTGCGGCAGGCATTCGTCCAGCTAGATCCCACCCTCATTGCGAGATAA
- a CDS encoding Glu/Leu/Phe/Val family dehydrogenase, producing the protein MASEENFMRAPAPTPKRTVYTEAMEIFHRAADLIALDKRVRLELEEPDYEHIFYVTAKLKDRLVPLSEEKARTFSNLPETQVRNKEGLELLANGNIILNGRALLGSDVDIRQGHLRLPDGKVYQLVPGESQRFKAYRVQHNQARGPYKGGLRYHREVSLDLFKALAAEMTWKTAIAEVPFGGGKGGIQIDPREYGREEIEAITLRFMYRLKSMIGPDIDIPAPDVGTNPGIMALLYRQYSDGERERHNLRGIVTGKDVRIGGSEGRHKATGQGVAFCIEDYYADRGESVKGKTFIIQGFGNVGSHAANILSQMGARLLAVNDADGTIFNGDGIDVTALSAYVQDPKNLKRSVLGFPGAQRIEKKDLWDVQADILVPAALGGEITADVAERLRVKLVAEGANGPTTPEADRILEKRGIELIPDIIANAGGVTVSYYEWIQNKRMERWSEAEVDQRLERAMKRNYRIIRDISRNQPRKTEMHDSRQYCIGETVDTRCAAMILALKRIEAHYLLEGFSQ; encoded by the coding sequence ATGGCCAGCGAAGAGAATTTCATGCGTGCCCCGGCCCCTACGCCCAAGCGCACCGTCTACACCGAGGCGATGGAGATCTTCCATCGTGCAGCGGACCTCATCGCGCTGGACAAGCGCGTCCGCCTCGAGCTGGAGGAGCCGGACTACGAGCACATCTTCTACGTCACGGCGAAGCTGAAGGACCGCCTCGTCCCGCTCTCCGAGGAGAAGGCGCGCACCTTCTCCAACCTTCCCGAGACGCAGGTGCGCAACAAGGAAGGCCTGGAGCTGCTGGCCAACGGCAACATCATCCTCAACGGCCGCGCCCTGCTGGGCTCGGACGTGGACATCCGCCAGGGCCACCTGCGCCTGCCCGACGGCAAGGTGTACCAGTTGGTCCCCGGTGAGTCGCAGCGCTTCAAGGCCTACCGCGTGCAGCACAACCAGGCGCGCGGCCCCTACAAGGGCGGCCTGCGCTACCACCGCGAGGTGTCCCTGGACCTCTTCAAGGCCCTGGCCGCGGAGATGACCTGGAAGACGGCCATCGCCGAGGTTCCGTTCGGCGGCGGCAAGGGCGGCATCCAGATCGACCCGCGCGAGTACGGCCGCGAGGAGATCGAGGCCATCACCCTGCGCTTCATGTACCGGCTCAAGAGCATGATTGGCCCGGACATCGACATCCCGGCGCCGGACGTGGGCACCAACCCCGGCATCATGGCCCTGCTCTACCGCCAGTACTCGGACGGTGAGCGCGAGCGCCACAACCTGCGCGGCATCGTCACCGGCAAGGACGTGCGCATCGGCGGCTCCGAGGGCCGCCACAAGGCCACCGGCCAGGGCGTCGCCTTCTGCATCGAGGACTACTACGCCGACCGCGGCGAGTCCGTGAAGGGCAAGACGTTCATCATCCAGGGCTTCGGCAACGTGGGCAGCCACGCCGCCAACATCCTGTCGCAGATGGGCGCCCGCCTGCTTGCGGTGAACGACGCCGACGGCACCATCTTCAATGGTGACGGCATCGACGTGACCGCGCTCTCCGCCTACGTGCAGGACCCCAAGAACCTCAAGCGCAGCGTGCTCGGCTTCCCGGGCGCCCAGCGCATCGAGAAGAAGGACCTCTGGGACGTCCAGGCGGACATCCTGGTCCCCGCGGCCCTGGGCGGCGAAATCACCGCCGACGTGGCCGAGCGCCTGCGCGTCAAGCTGGTGGCCGAGGGCGCCAACGGCCCCACCACCCCGGAGGCCGACCGCATCCTGGAGAAGCGCGGCATCGAGCTCATCCCGGACATCATCGCCAACGCCGGTGGTGTGACGGTGAGCTACTACGAGTGGATCCAGAACAAGCGCATGGAGCGCTGGAGCGAGGCCGAGGTCGACCAGCGGCTCGAGCGCGCCATGAAGCGCAACTACCGCATCATCCGCGACATCTCGCGCAACCAGCCGCGCAAGACGGAGATGCACGACAGCCGCCAGTACTGCATCGGTGAGACGGTGGACACCCGCTGCGCCGCCATGATTCTGGCGCTCAAGCGCATCGAGGCCCACTACCTCCTCGAGGGCTTCTCGCAGTAG
- a CDS encoding PilZ domain-containing protein, whose product MFERPHERRSHLRFDKVFTVYLTTQDGMLRGVGRNISARGMFVEVRDQVGLGEKLKVTFAGEDGTEMTCLCEVRYQVALAFGRKDGREGSSRGVGLRIVAYETQDDAPLLLVDRERVMH is encoded by the coding sequence ATGTTTGAGCGTCCTCACGAGCGCCGTTCCCACCTCCGTTTCGACAAGGTCTTCACCGTCTACCTCACCACCCAGGATGGGATGCTTCGGGGGGTGGGTCGCAACATCAGCGCGCGGGGCATGTTCGTGGAGGTCCGGGACCAGGTGGGCCTGGGCGAGAAGCTGAAGGTGACGTTCGCGGGCGAGGACGGGACGGAGATGACGTGCCTGTGCGAGGTCCGCTACCAGGTGGCCCTGGCCTTCGGGCGCAAGGACGGGCGCGAGGGCAGCAGCCGCGGCGTGGGGCTGCGCATCGTGGCCTATGAGACGCAGGACGACGCGCCCCTCTTGCTGGTCGACCGCGAGCGGGTGATGCACTGA
- a CDS encoding DUF6066 family protein, with protein MNRILLAAALFLAPALALADADPRFAKLRDEAEPLGGLGTFLDKFVGACDGPFVDSQCKANAEAFRKKYQGKRLYMIVTEDDASMLTPGPYSLGTGEYSINITPFFPGGSSALTHGAPKKTDGNGNPILPYLTVTGDMPAGWNLQMFNRLFSTRSVRAQIVFTPQSVWTLPKKGGGKSHGVTARIEAIFITEGRSGQAMGLWLHGKDAKKR; from the coding sequence GTGAATCGCATCCTCCTCGCCGCCGCCCTCTTCCTCGCGCCCGCGCTTGCCCTGGCGGACGCGGACCCTCGCTTCGCCAAGCTGCGTGACGAAGCCGAGCCGCTGGGCGGGCTGGGGACCTTCTTGGATAAGTTCGTGGGCGCGTGCGACGGCCCCTTCGTGGACTCGCAGTGCAAGGCCAACGCGGAGGCGTTCCGGAAGAAGTACCAGGGCAAGCGGCTGTACATGATCGTCACCGAGGACGACGCCAGCATGCTCACCCCGGGGCCCTATTCGCTGGGAACGGGCGAGTACAGCATCAACATCACCCCGTTCTTCCCCGGCGGCAGCTCGGCGCTCACCCACGGGGCGCCCAAGAAGACGGACGGCAACGGCAACCCCATCCTCCCCTACCTCACCGTCACCGGTGACATGCCGGCGGGGTGGAACCTGCAGATGTTCAACCGCCTCTTCTCCACGCGCTCGGTGCGGGCGCAGATTGTCTTCACCCCGCAGAGCGTGTGGACCCTGCCCAAGAAGGGCGGCGGGAAGAGCCACGGCGTGACGGCGCGCATCGAAGCCATCTTCATCACGGAGGGTCGCAGCGGCCAGGCCATGGGCCTGTGGCTCCACGGCAAGGACGCCAAGAAGCGCTAA